A single genomic interval of Sander lucioperca isolate FBNREF2018 chromosome 9, SLUC_FBN_1.2, whole genome shotgun sequence harbors:
- the mcm6 gene encoding DNA replication licensing factor MCM6, producing MDVATATAENAGEMVKDELAEKCQKLFQAFLEEFQTGDGEVKYVREAEELIRPERNTLLVSFTDLEGFNQELATTIQEEYYRVYPFLCRAVRNFARDHGNVPLNKEFYVALEDLPTRHKIRELSSMRIGTLVRISGQVVRTHPVHPELVSGTFLCMDCQALIKDVPQQFKYSPPTICRNPVCNNRSRFHLDTHKSKFVDFQKVRIQETQAELPRGSIPRSLEIVLRAEAVETAQAGDRCDFTGTLIVVPDVSQLTTPGVRAETSTRVGGGPQGFEAEGLKGLKALGVRELSYRLAFLACNVAPTNPRFGGKELRDEEQTAESIKSQMTEKEWEKVFEMSQDKNLYHHLCTSLFPTIHGNDEVKRGVLLMLFGGVPKTTMERTSLRGDINVCIVGDPSTAKSQFLKHVEEFSPRAVYTSGKASTAAGLTAAVVRDEESHEFVIEAGALMLADNGVCCIDEFDKMDVKDQVAIHEAMEQQTISITKAGVKATLNARTSILAAANPVGGRYDRSKSLKQNVNLSAPIMSRFDLFFILVDECNEVTDYAIARRIVDLHTRMEQSVDRLYSLDEIRRYLLFARQFKPKISSESEEFIVEQYKRLRQRDGSGGVSKSAWRITVRQLESMIRLSEGMARMHCCDEVQPKHVKEAFRLLNKSIIRVETPDINLEQDDELEEEEQHQEDGNAVPNGVNGVDGVNGHTNGTNGHVNGVNGHAESGTQSKPSLRLSFTEYKRISNLLVLHLRRAEEAEEEEELKKSAVVNWYLKEIESEIDSEEELVNKKGLIEKVLHRLVHFDHILIELSQGGLKGSESAITEEEVLVVNPNYILED from the exons ATGGATGTTGCCACAGCAACTGCGGAGAATGCCGGAGAGATGGTGAAAGACGAGTTGGCTGAAAAATGCCAGAAGCTATTCCAGGCTTTCTTAGAGGA GTTCCAGACCGGGGATGGGGAGGTGAAGTATGTCCGGGAGGCCGAGGAGCTGATCAGGCCTGAGAGGAACACGCTGCTGGTGAGCTTCACAGACCTGGAGGGCTTCAACCAGGAGCTGGCTACCACCATTCAGGAGGAGTACTACAG AGTTTACCCCTTCCTTTGTCGGGCAGTGCGCAACTTTGCTCGGGATCATGGGAATGTTCCCCTCAACAAAGAGTTCTACGTAGCCCTCGAGGATCTTCCCACCAGACACAA GATCCGTGAGCTGTCATCCATGCGCATCGGCACCCTGGTGAGGATCAGTGGTCAGGTGGTGAGGACACACCCAGTACACCCTGAACTG GTGAGTGGCACCTTCCTGTGCATGGACTGCCAGGCACTGATCAAAGATGTCCCTCAGCAGTTCAAATACTCCCCACCAACCATCTGCAGAAACCCCGTCTGCAACAACCGCTCCCGCTTCCACCTCGACACGCACAAATCCAAGTTTGTCGACTTCCAGAAG gtgcgtATCCAGGAGACGCAGGCGGAGCTGCCTCGCGGATCAATCCCACGCTCCCTGGAGATCGTCCTGAGGGCCGAGGCTGTGGAGACGGCTCAGGCTGGAGACCGCTGTGACTTCACCGGGACCCTCATTGTCGTGCCGGACGTCTCTCAGCTCACCACCCCAG GTGTGCGAGCAGAGACCAGCACCCGCGTAGGTGGAGGACCCCAGGGCTTTGAGGCTGAGGGTTTGAAAGGACTGAAAGCTCTGGGCGTCAGAGAGCTTTCATACAGACTGGCCTTCCTGGCCTGCAATGTGGCCCCGACCAACCCACGA TTTGGTGGTAAGGAGCTGCGGGATGAGGAGCAGACTGCAGAAAGCATAAAGAGCCAGATGACCGAGAAGGAGTGGGAGAAAGTGTTTGAGATGAGCCAGGACAAGAACTTGTACCACCACCTGTGCACCAGCCTCTTCCCCACCATCCACG GCAATGACGAGGTGAAGCGCGGCGTCCTGCTGATGCTGTTTGGAGGCGTTCCAAAGACGACCATGGAGCGAACCTCGCTGAGAGGAGATATCAATGTCTGCATTGTAGGAGACCCCAGTACTGCCAAGAGCCAGTTCCTCAA GCACGTGGAGGAGTTCAGTCCCAGAGCAGTGTACACTAGCGGCAAGGCCAGCACCGCTGCCGGTCTGACGGCAGCGGTGGTCAGAGACGAGGAGTCCCACGAGTTTGTCATCGAGGCTGGAGCTCTGATGCTGGCGGACAAC GGTGTGTGCTGCATTGACGAGTTTGACAAGATGGACGTCAAGGACCAGGTGGCCATCCATGAAGCCATGGAACAGCAGACCATCAGCATCACCAAAGCTGGAGTCAAG GCCACCCTGAATGCTCGCACCTCCATCCTGGCTGCCGCCAACCCTGTCGGTGGGCGCTACGACCGCAGCAAGAGTCTGAAGCAGAACGTCAACCTGTCCGCCCCCATCATGAGCCGCTTCGACCTCTTCTTCATCCTGGTGGACGAGTGTAATGAG GTGACGGACTACGCCATCGCCAGGCGCATCGTGGACCTGCACACCCGCATGGAGCAATCTGTGGACAGACTGTACTCTCTGGATGAAATCCGCAGATACCTGCTCTTTGCAAGGCAGTTCAAACCTAAG ATCTCCAGCGAATCCGAAGAGTTCATCGTTGAGCAGTACAAGCGCCTCCGCCAACGCGACGGCTCCGGAGGTGTGTCCAAGTCTGCCTGGAGAATAACGGTGCGACAGCTGGAGAGCATGATCCGCCTTTCAGAGGGCATGGCGCGCATGCACTGCTGTGACGAG gTGCAGCCCAAACATGTGAAGGAAGCCTTCCGTCTTCTGAACAAATCCATCATCAGAGTGGAGACGCCCGACATCAACCTGGAGCAGGACGACGagctggaggaagaggagcagcacCAGGAGGAtg GAAACGCCGTCCCTAACGGAGTGAATGGTGTGGACGGTGTTAACGGGCACACCAATGGAACTAACGGACATGTCAACGGTGTGAACGGCCACGCTGAGTCTGGAACCCAGTCCAAACCATCTCTCCGCCTGTCCTTCACAGAGTACAAACGCATCTCCAACCTGCTGGTGCTGCATTTGCGCCGGGCCGAGGAAG ctgaggaagaggaagaactGAAGAAAAGTGCGGTGGTGAACTGGTATCTGAAGGAGATTGAGTCCGAGatcgactcagaggaggagctCGTCAATAAGAAGGGTCTGATAGAGAAGGTCCTTCACAGGCTCGTGCACTTT
- the LOC116055083 gene encoding C-X-C chemokine receptor type 4-like, which translates to MSYYEHIVFDYDLNDTGSGSGSGDLGGDLEEPCDVEHVMTANIQQVFLPVVYALIFTLGITGNGLVVIVLGCQRRSKCSLTDRYRLHLSAADLLFVLALPFWAVDSALADWRFGAATCVGVHVIYTVNLYGSVLILAFISLDRYLAVVRATDTNTGGLRQLLAHRLVYVGAWLPAGLLAVPDLIFARTQEGGEGATLCQRFYPEDNAPLWVAVFHLQLVLVGLVIPGLVLLVCYCVIVTRLTRGPLGGQRQKRRAVRTTIALVLCFFVCWLPYGVGISVDALLRLEVLPRGCSLEAVLGVWLGVAEPMAFAHCCLNPLLYAFLGAGFKSSARRALTLSRASSLKILPRRRPGASTTTESESSSLHSS; encoded by the exons ATGTCGTACTATGAG CATATCGTCTTCGACTATGACTTAAACGACaccggctcaggttctggttctggtGACCTGGGAGGGGATCTAGAGGAGCCCTGTGACGTGGAGCATGTGATGACTGCTAACATTCAGCAGGTCTTCTTGCCTGTTGTCTACGCCCTCATCTTCACACTGGGCATCACTGGAAACGGCCTGGTTGTCATAGTCCTGGGCTGCCAACGCAG GTCAAAGTGCAGCCTCACAGACCGATATCGCCTGCATCTCTCGGCTGCTGATCTTCTCTTTGTTCTGGCTCTGCCGTTCTGGGCTGTGGACTCAGCCCTGGCCGACTGGCGCTTCGGAGCGGCCACCTGTGTTGGTGTGCACGTTATCTACACGGTCAACCTGTACGGCAGTGTGCTCATCCTGGCATTCATCAGCCTGGACCGCTACCTGGCAGTGGTCCGAGCCACGGACACAAACACTGGTGGGCTGAGGCAGCTGCTGGcacacagactggtttatgtgg GTGCCTGGCTGCCTGCTGGCCTCCTGGCAGTGCCTGACTTGATATTTGCCCGGACTCAAGAAGGAGGCGAGGGGGCCACTCTGTGCCAGCGATTCTACCCAGAAGACAACGCTCCTCTCTGGGTTGCAGTCTTCCACCTCCAGCTGGTTCTGGTGGGTCTGGTGATCCCAGGCTTGGTCCTCCTGGTGTGTTACTGTGTCATTGTCACCAGGCTGACCCGGGGCCCGCTTGGGGGCCAGAGGCAGAAGCGGCGAGCGGTCAGGACCACCATTGCTTTGGTTCTCTGTTTCTTCGTCTGCTGGCTGCCCTACGGAGTGGGTATCTCTGTGGACGCTCTGCTGCGCCTGGAGGTCCTGCCCcgtggctgcagcctggaggcCGTCCTGGGTGTGTGGCTGGGGGTGGCTGAGCCCATGGCATTTGCACACTGCTGCCTGAACCCGCTGCTGTACGCTTTCCTGGGGGCAGGGTTCAAGAGTTCGGCCCGAAGAGCCCTCACTCTGAGCCGAGCCTCCAGTTTGAAGATTTTACCACGAAGACGCCCGGGGGCCTCCACGACCACAGAGTCAGAGTCCTCCAGTTTACATTCCAGCTAG
- the si:ch211-227n13.3 gene encoding uncharacterized protein si:ch211-227n13.3 isoform X3, translating into MYRQRPSRLPKASKKSPQRSPSPNEEVIQRKLRGKRQRTGLRKIGAGDSVVSRDEEKDRDIIDIINSTHDEKDIAEYEGKSVEVTDEGVDESDEDCCSVTSSIASGPSFLRDASPKKPRPSQGLCSDCQNLYQKAKKKKAPIKNKLLDNDPKSLTCDQWVLIKNWRPKRLPNARGKLLLHVQLVKKRLKVNNGAKQPAQCVEEGESSACSRPHTFLRRNLRRHVRVPVKKNRRKRRRDGTQDPRATKQQRLHSNNHSQHISIGSTNEIGLHPTSGHSSSPGFEGRSDQEVDDQADTNLNVGLIPSTVTLTTTKPSEVPPKQKTPKKRGGFRDLLVQLRGNSNMIVRETC; encoded by the exons ATGTATCGCCAACGCCCCTCCAGACTACCAAAGGCCTCCAAGAAGAGCCCCCAGAGAAGTCCCAGCCCAAATGAAGAAGTTATCCAGCGCAAGTTGAGGGGTAAGAGACAGAGGACAGGCCTGAGGAAGATCGGAGCTGGCGACAGCGTAGTCAGTAGAGATGAGGAGAAGGACCGTGACATCATCGACATCATTAACAGCACACATGATGAAAAAGATATCGCAGAGTATGAAGGGAAGTCTGTAGAGGTGACTGATGAAGGAGTGGACGAGTCAGATGAAGACTGCTGCTCTGTTACCAGCAGCATAGCTTCTGGTCCTTCCTTCCTACGTGACGCCTCTCCCAAGAAACCGAGGCCCTCGCAGGGCTTGTGCTCAGACTGTCAGAATCTCTACCAGAaggcaaagaagaagaaagcaccaattaaaaacaaactcctAGACAACG ATCCCAAGTCCCTGACATGTGACCAGTGGGTCCTGATCAAGAACTGGAGACCTAAGAGGCTGCCTAATGCAAGAGG GAAGCTTTTGCTCCATGTACAACTGGTTAAGAAAAGACTTAAGGTCAACAATGGTGCAAAGCAACCTGCACAATGTGTGGAAGAGGGAGAATCATCAGCCTGTTCGAGGCCGCACACTTTCCTTCGGAG gaaCCTTAGACGGCATGTCAGAGTGCCAGTGAAGAAaaacaggaggaagaggaggagagatggtACTCAGGATCCTCGCGCCACTAAGCAGCAGCGTCTCCACAGCAACAATCACAGCCAACACATCAGTATTGGCAGTACCAATGAGATCGGTCTTCACCCGACCAGCGGTCACAGTAGCAGTCCGGGTTTTGAGGGTCGTAGCGATCAAGAAGTCGACGATCAAGCGGACACAAATCTGAATGTTGGTTTGATTCCCTCCACAGTCACCCTGACAACCACCAAGCCAAGCGAGGTCCCACCCAAACAGAAAACACCAAAGAAGAGGGGTGGATTCAGAGACTTGCTTGTGCAGTTGCGCGGCAACAGCAACATGATCGTCCGAGAAACATGTTAG
- the si:ch211-227n13.3 gene encoding uncharacterized protein si:ch211-227n13.3 isoform X2 produces the protein MLTICCLYRPATESEFEAEGLEFINSSSIRIEYYSSFEYCLKWKRPMYRQRPSRLPKASKKSPQRSPSPNEEVIQRKLRGKRQRTGLRKIGAGDSVVSRDEEKDRDIIDIINSTHDEKDIAEYEGKSVEVTDEGVDESDEDCCSVTSSIASGPSFLRDASPKKPRPSQGLCSDCQNLYQKAKKKKAPIKNKLLDNDPKSLTCDQWVLIKNWRPKRLPNARGKLLLHVQLVKKRLKVNNGAKQPAQCVEEGESSACSRPHTFLRRNLRRHVRVPVKKNRRKRRRDGTQDPRATKQQRLHSNNHSQHISIGSTNEIGLHPTSGHSSSPGFEGRSDQEVDDQADTNLNVGLIPSTVTLTTTKPSEVPPKQKTPKKRGGFRDLLVQLRGNSNMIVRETC, from the exons ATGTTAACAA TTTGTTGTCTTTACAGGCCTGCGACTGAAAGCGAGTTTGAGGCAGAGGGCTTGGAGTTCATTAATTCATCATCCATAAGAATAGAATATTATAG TTCATTTGAGTATTGTCTGAAGTGGAAGAGACCCATGTATCGCCAACGCCCCTCCAGACTACCAAAGGCCTCCAAGAAGAGCCCCCAGAGAAGTCCCAGCCCAAATGAAGAAGTTATCCAGCGCAAGTTGAGGGGTAAGAGACAGAGGACAGGCCTGAGGAAGATCGGAGCTGGCGACAGCGTAGTCAGTAGAGATGAGGAGAAGGACCGTGACATCATCGACATCATTAACAGCACACATGATGAAAAAGATATCGCAGAGTATGAAGGGAAGTCTGTAGAGGTGACTGATGAAGGAGTGGACGAGTCAGATGAAGACTGCTGCTCTGTTACCAGCAGCATAGCTTCTGGTCCTTCCTTCCTACGTGACGCCTCTCCCAAGAAACCGAGGCCCTCGCAGGGCTTGTGCTCAGACTGTCAGAATCTCTACCAGAaggcaaagaagaagaaagcaccaattaaaaacaaactcctAGACAACG ATCCCAAGTCCCTGACATGTGACCAGTGGGTCCTGATCAAGAACTGGAGACCTAAGAGGCTGCCTAATGCAAGAGG GAAGCTTTTGCTCCATGTACAACTGGTTAAGAAAAGACTTAAGGTCAACAATGGTGCAAAGCAACCTGCACAATGTGTGGAAGAGGGAGAATCATCAGCCTGTTCGAGGCCGCACACTTTCCTTCGGAG gaaCCTTAGACGGCATGTCAGAGTGCCAGTGAAGAAaaacaggaggaagaggaggagagatggtACTCAGGATCCTCGCGCCACTAAGCAGCAGCGTCTCCACAGCAACAATCACAGCCAACACATCAGTATTGGCAGTACCAATGAGATCGGTCTTCACCCGACCAGCGGTCACAGTAGCAGTCCGGGTTTTGAGGGTCGTAGCGATCAAGAAGTCGACGATCAAGCGGACACAAATCTGAATGTTGGTTTGATTCCCTCCACAGTCACCCTGACAACCACCAAGCCAAGCGAGGTCCCACCCAAACAGAAAACACCAAAGAAGAGGGGTGGATTCAGAGACTTGCTTGTGCAGTTGCGCGGCAACAGCAACATGATCGTCCGAGAAACATGTTAG
- the si:ch211-227n13.3 gene encoding uncharacterized protein si:ch211-227n13.3 isoform X1, giving the protein MPDHVNCEQSEEQPATESEFEAEGLEFINSSSIRIEYYSSFEYCLKWKRPMYRQRPSRLPKASKKSPQRSPSPNEEVIQRKLRGKRQRTGLRKIGAGDSVVSRDEEKDRDIIDIINSTHDEKDIAEYEGKSVEVTDEGVDESDEDCCSVTSSIASGPSFLRDASPKKPRPSQGLCSDCQNLYQKAKKKKAPIKNKLLDNDPKSLTCDQWVLIKNWRPKRLPNARGKLLLHVQLVKKRLKVNNGAKQPAQCVEEGESSACSRPHTFLRRNLRRHVRVPVKKNRRKRRRDGTQDPRATKQQRLHSNNHSQHISIGSTNEIGLHPTSGHSSSPGFEGRSDQEVDDQADTNLNVGLIPSTVTLTTTKPSEVPPKQKTPKKRGGFRDLLVQLRGNSNMIVRETC; this is encoded by the exons ATGCCAGATCACGTAAACTGTGAACAGTCTGAGGAGCA GCCTGCGACTGAAAGCGAGTTTGAGGCAGAGGGCTTGGAGTTCATTAATTCATCATCCATAAGAATAGAATATTATAG TTCATTTGAGTATTGTCTGAAGTGGAAGAGACCCATGTATCGCCAACGCCCCTCCAGACTACCAAAGGCCTCCAAGAAGAGCCCCCAGAGAAGTCCCAGCCCAAATGAAGAAGTTATCCAGCGCAAGTTGAGGGGTAAGAGACAGAGGACAGGCCTGAGGAAGATCGGAGCTGGCGACAGCGTAGTCAGTAGAGATGAGGAGAAGGACCGTGACATCATCGACATCATTAACAGCACACATGATGAAAAAGATATCGCAGAGTATGAAGGGAAGTCTGTAGAGGTGACTGATGAAGGAGTGGACGAGTCAGATGAAGACTGCTGCTCTGTTACCAGCAGCATAGCTTCTGGTCCTTCCTTCCTACGTGACGCCTCTCCCAAGAAACCGAGGCCCTCGCAGGGCTTGTGCTCAGACTGTCAGAATCTCTACCAGAaggcaaagaagaagaaagcaccaattaaaaacaaactcctAGACAACG ATCCCAAGTCCCTGACATGTGACCAGTGGGTCCTGATCAAGAACTGGAGACCTAAGAGGCTGCCTAATGCAAGAGG GAAGCTTTTGCTCCATGTACAACTGGTTAAGAAAAGACTTAAGGTCAACAATGGTGCAAAGCAACCTGCACAATGTGTGGAAGAGGGAGAATCATCAGCCTGTTCGAGGCCGCACACTTTCCTTCGGAG gaaCCTTAGACGGCATGTCAGAGTGCCAGTGAAGAAaaacaggaggaagaggaggagagatggtACTCAGGATCCTCGCGCCACTAAGCAGCAGCGTCTCCACAGCAACAATCACAGCCAACACATCAGTATTGGCAGTACCAATGAGATCGGTCTTCACCCGACCAGCGGTCACAGTAGCAGTCCGGGTTTTGAGGGTCGTAGCGATCAAGAAGTCGACGATCAAGCGGACACAAATCTGAATGTTGGTTTGATTCCCTCCACAGTCACCCTGACAACCACCAAGCCAAGCGAGGTCCCACCCAAACAGAAAACACCAAAGAAGAGGGGTGGATTCAGAGACTTGCTTGTGCAGTTGCGCGGCAACAGCAACATGATCGTCCGAGAAACATGTTAG
- the LOC116055080 gene encoding UDP-glucuronosyltransferase 1A1-like has translation MWKAAVFVFLLLKVDMQVNGAVDKTMGPVVENYRTEKKVKTEEAEANNNIPASDTASSGFLGNLLVVPMDGSHWVGIKAIAQEMGRRGHRVTVLIPEISIRMGPGKHYDTVTYPVPYDKAHIDSIMSSNKDMMQTSAHSFTEKIWKGFSKIQKITGFIHTTAESLLFNVSLISHLAQQNFDAVLTDPMVPTGSLIARKFGIPTINLLRGIPCSLDMKSAGCPSPPSYVPRFLTRYTDKMSFQERAFNTLVALLEPLLCRLLYWHFDQIAYQFLGEEVGIAEVLSESAIWLLRMDFTLEFPRPIMPNVVLVGGINCNVRHPLPEDLESWVSGEHGFVVFTLGTMLSDLPEETTSVFLEAFRQIPQKVIWRYTGQVPDSFPENVKLMKWVPQNDLLAHPGARAFITHAGSHGLFEGLCHAVPMVMMPIAGDQADNAVRFASRGAGVVLDIYSITTESLLQGLNEVINDTRYKENMQKLSALHKDRPVDPLDLSVYWTEFVMRHKGAKHLRPAVLDLNWLQYYCLDVIAVLATVVLFFVILIVKCLKLCLWKLSRKRKQD, from the exons atgtgGAAAGCAGCAGTGTTTGTCTTCCTGCTACTAAAGGTGGATATGCAGGTGAATGGTGCTGTAGATAAGACGATGGGCCCCGTGGTAGAAAACTACAGGACAGAGAAGAAGGTGAAGACAGAAGAGGCTGAAGCCAACAACAACATTCCTGCAAGTGACACTGCTTCTTCAGGTTTTTTGGGAAACTTGCTGGTAGTACCCATGGATGGGAGTCATTGGGTGGGTATAAAGGCCATTGCCCAAGAAATGGGTCGTCGTGGACACCGGGTTACAGTGCTGATTCCAGAGATCAGCATACGGATGGGCCCGGGGAAACACTACGACACTGTGACCTATCCTGTTCCTTATGACAAGGCTCATATTGACTCTATCATGTCCTCAAACAAGGACATGATGCAAACATCTGCACATTCTTTCACAGAGAAGATATGGAAAGGATTctcaaaaatccagaaaattaCAGGCTTTATTCACACCACAGCAGAGAGCCTACTGTTCAATGTCAGTCTGATCTCACATCTGGCACAGCAG AACTTTGACGCAGTCCTAACGGACCCCATGGTGCCCACAGGCTCATTAATAGCTCGAAAATTTG gTATCCCTACTATAAATTTGCTGAGGGGAATTCCATGTTCCTTGGATATGAAGTCTGCAGGCTGCCCCTCCCCGCCCTCATATGTGCCCCGCTTTTTGACCAGATACACAGATAAAATGAGCTTCCAGGAGAGAGCTTTCAACACTTTG GTGGCTTTATTGGAGCCGTTGCTATGCCGACTGTTGTATTGGCACTTTGACCAAATAGCCTATCAGTTTCTGGGAGAGGAGGTGGGCATAGCTGAAGTGCTGTCAGAGTCTGCTATCTGGCTGCTGAG GATGGACTTCACACTGGAGTTCCCACGTCCTATCATGCCTAATGTAGTACTAGTTGGTGGAATCAACTGCAATGTGAGACACCCTCTTCCTGAG gatCTGGAGTCCTGGGTGTCAGGAGAACATGGGTTTGTAGTGTTCACCCTGGGCACCATGCTGTCAGATCTGCCAGAAGAGACAACCTCCGTCTTCTTAGAAGCTTTTAGACAGATTCCCCAGAAG GTAATATGGAGGTACACTGGGCAGGTTCCCGAcagtttcccagaaaatgtgaAGTTGATGAAATGGGTGCCTCAGAATGACCTACTAG cACATCCTGGAGCTCGGGCTTTCATCACTCATGCTGGCTCTCATGGTCTCTTTGAGGGACTGTGTCATGCTGTTCCCATGGTGATGATGCCAATTGCAGGGGACCAGGCTGACAACGCAGTGAGGTTTGCAAGCAGAGGAGCTGGAGTGGTGTTGGATATTTATTCGATCACTACAGAGAGCCTTCTTCAGGGACTGAATGAGGTCATCAATGACACCAG GTATAAAGAGAACATGCAGAAGCTGTCGGCTCTCCATAAAGACCGGCCTGTTGACCCACTGGACCTTTCAGTGTACTGGACAGAATTTGTGATGCGGCACAAAGGGGCAAAACATCTCAGACCTGCTGTCCTTGACCTCAACTGGCTCCAGTACTACTGCCTGGATGTAATAGCAGTACTGGCTACTGTAGTGCTGTTTTTTGTAATACTGATAGTAAAGTGCTTGAAACTATGCCTCTGGAAActgagcaggaagaggaagcaGGACTAA
- the LOC116055077 gene encoding UDP-glucuronosyltransferase 1A1-like: MWKAAVFVFLLLKVDMQVNGAVDKTMGPVIENYRTEKKVKTEEAEANNNIPASDTASSGFLGNLLVVPMDGSHWVGIKAIAQEMGRRGHRVTVVIPEISMRMGPGKHYDTVTYPVPYDKAHIDSIMSSLKDMMEKSSFTEKIRKGFSKMQKFTGFMHTTAESLLFNVSLISHLAQQNFDAVLTDPVAPTGSLIARKLGIPTINLLRGLPCSLDMKSAGCPSPPSYVPRFLTRYTDKMSFQERAFNTLVALLEPLLCRLLYWHFDQIAYQFLGEEVGIAEVLSESAIWLLRLDFTLEFPRPIMPNVVLVGGINCNVRHPLPEDLESWVSGEHGFVVFTLGTMLSDLPEETTSVFLEAFRQIPQKVIWRYTGQVPDSFPENVKLMNWVPQNDLLAHPGARAFITHAGSHGLFEGLCHAVPMVMMPFGGDQPDNAVRLASRGAGVVLDIYSITTESLLQGLNEVINDTRYKENMQKLSALHKDRPVDPLDLSVYWTEFVMRHKGAKHLRPAVLDLNWLQYYCLDVIAVLASVVLFFVILIVKCLKLCFWKLSRKRKQD; this comes from the exons ATGTGGAaagcagcagtgtttgtgttccTGCTACTAAAGGTGGATATGCAGGTGAATGGTGCTGTAGATAAGACGATGGGCCCCGTGATAGAAAACTACAGGACAGAGAAGAAGGTGAAGACAGAAGAGGCTGAAGCCAACAACAACATTCCTGCAAGTGACACTGCTTCTTCAGGTTTTTTGGGCAACTTGCTGGTAGTACCCATGGATGGGAGTCATTGGGTGGGTATAAAGGCCATTGCCCAAGAAATGGGTCGTCGTGGACACCGGGTTACAGTGGTGATTCCAGAGATCAGCATGCGTATGGGCCCAGGGAAACACTACGACACTGTGACCTATCCTGTTCCTTATGACAAGGCTCATATTGACTCTATCATGTCCTCACTCAAGGACATGATGGAAAAATCGTCTTTCACGGAGAAGATAAGGAAAGGATTCTCAAAAATGCAGAAATTCACAGGGTTTATGCACACCACAGCAGAGAGCCTACTGTTCAATGTCAGTCTGATCTCACATCTGGCACAGCag AACTTTGACGCGGTCCTAACAGATCCTGTGGCGCCCACAGGCTCATTAATAGCTCGGAAATTAG GTATCCCTACTATAAATTTGCTGAGGGGACTTCCATGTTCCTTGGATATGAAGTCTGCAGGCTGCCCCTCCCCGCCCTCATATGTGCCCCGCTTTTTGACCAGATACACAGATAAAATGAGCTTCCAGGAGAGAGCTTTCAACACTTTG GTGGCTTTATTGGAGCCGTTGCTATGCCGACTGTTGTATTGGCACTTTGACCAAATAGCCTATCAGTTTCTGGGAGAGGAGGTGGGCATAGCTGAAGTGCTGTCAGAGTCTGCTATCTGGCTGCTGAG GTTGGACTTCACACTGGAGTTCCCACGTCCTATCATGCCTAATGTAGTACTAGTTGGTGGAATCAACTGCAACGTGAGACACCCTCTTCCTGAG gatCTGGAGTCCTGGGTGTCAGGAGAACATGGGTTTGTAGTGTTCACCCTGGGCACCATGCTGTCAGATCTGCCAGAAGAGACAACCTCCGTCTTCTTAGAAGCTTTTAGACAGATTCCCCAGAAG GTAATATGGAGGTACACTGGGCAGGTTCCCGAcagtttcccagaaaatgtgaAGTTGATGAATTGGGTGCCTCAGAATGACCTACTAG cACATCCTGGAGCTCGGGCTTTCATCACTCATGCTGGCTCTCATGGTCTCTTTGAGGGACTGTGTCATGCTGTTCCCATGGTGATGATGCCATTTGGGGGGGACCAGCCTGACAACGCAGTGAGGTTGGCGAGCAGAGGAGCTGGAGTGGTGTTGGATATTTATTCGATCACTACAGAGAGCCTTCTTCAGGGACTGAATGAGGTCATCAATGACACCAG GTATAAAGAGAACATGCAGAAGCTGTCGGCTCTCCATAAAGACCGGCCTGTTGACCCACTGGACCTTTCAGTGTACTGGACAGAATTTGTGATGCGGCACAAAGGGGCAAAACATCTCAGACCTGCTGTCCTTGACCTCAACTGGCTCCAGTACTACTGCCTGGATGTAATAGCAGTACTGGCTTCTGTAGTGCTGTTTTTTGTAATACTGATAGTAAAGTGCTTGAAACTATGCTTCTGGAAActgagcaggaagaggaagcaGGACTAA
- the ndufb3 gene encoding NADH dehydrogenase [ubiquinone] 1 beta subcomplex subunit 3 — MGGDHGHNKMSMPDWRQWKAEGTPLEFTQQRLAARGLKDPWARNEAWRYSGGFARAVTLSDVLLRGFKWGFAAFTVALAVEYALFPPKKGGH; from the exons ATGGGAGGTGACCACGGCCACAACAAGATGTCCATGCCAGACTGGCGCCAGTGGAAGGCCGAGGGAACACCACTGGAGTTTACACAGCAGAGGCTGGCAGCCAGGGGCCTTAAGGATCCATGGGCACG CAACGAGGCTTGGAGATACTCAGGCGGCTTCGCTCGTGCTGTGACTCTGTCTGACGTGCTTCTGAGAGGATTCAAGTGGGGATTTGCTGCCTTTACTGTTGCTCTGGCTGTAGAGTATGCCCTGTTCCCACCCAAGAAGGGCGGCCACTAA